From the Lysobacter sp. FW306-1B-D06B genome, one window contains:
- a CDS encoding DUF5916 domain-containing protein: MRAPLLLALLAALSTPTFAVEIDGRIDPAEWQGARHITDFRKVQPLSLEPASLPTEAWILATPEGLAVAYRATQPLETRTRQRVQRDFEEQVDRVNLVVDYDGDGRTGYNFTISSTDGIADAVVTNENQFNDDWDGNWRHAVSEDDTGWSVEILIPWYIAPMREGRDGKRTVKVYLDRVIGSTGERSAWPGASFARPRYLSDFAPVEMPQYSQSLLAITPYVSGLYDNVNGSSDFDGGADLFWKPNGQFQLSATVNPDFGQVESDDLVVNFDATEIFISDKRPFFTENQGIFEFTTPSDYSQLLYTRRVGGPADDGNGAGDITAAVKLNGSVGATKYGIFAADEADEVGRTFGAVRVVRDMPKQNLGAMLTYVDRPFLDRTAAVMGVDHNWRPTARVSVETRLIGSQIDEFGRTTDDTGATMWVNYEMDHGWRQQWLAMHFGNELEINDFGYLQRASTNYLNWEVKRRFTDLPKESRYSAKDWRFRISGTDNDHGDRLQRQLRISREGNVRDGSYEYAQININSSGMDDLLTRGNGVVNKPTNFNTYFEYERPRKGDWGWEMESEVFSGGLAGNDKVGYSLRVQPTYFISDAFSVYLGGFYERIPSWLVWQEDNLIGEFDEKMLQIDAGLDWTITNKQELRVKLQAIGLDAGIEQAYRVAPSGAAIASDDVVEDFSVRNLGFQVRYRYELAPLSYLYVVYGRGGYQQDPFTESASDLVRDSFDLRDDEQLLVKLSYRFEL; encoded by the coding sequence ATGCGCGCACCGCTGCTCCTGGCCCTGCTGGCCGCACTTTCCACGCCCACCTTCGCGGTGGAGATCGATGGCCGCATCGACCCCGCCGAATGGCAGGGCGCGCGCCACATCACCGACTTCCGCAAGGTCCAGCCGCTGTCGCTGGAACCGGCCTCGCTGCCCACCGAAGCCTGGATCCTCGCCACGCCCGAAGGCCTGGCGGTCGCGTACCGCGCGACACAGCCGCTGGAAACGCGCACGCGCCAACGCGTGCAGCGTGACTTCGAGGAGCAGGTGGACCGCGTCAACCTCGTCGTCGACTACGACGGCGACGGGCGCACCGGCTACAACTTCACCATCTCCTCCACCGACGGCATCGCCGACGCGGTGGTGACCAACGAAAACCAGTTCAACGACGACTGGGACGGCAACTGGCGCCATGCCGTGAGCGAGGACGACACCGGCTGGTCGGTGGAGATCCTGATTCCGTGGTACATCGCGCCGATGCGCGAAGGCCGCGACGGCAAGCGCACGGTGAAGGTCTACCTGGACCGCGTGATCGGCTCGACTGGCGAACGTTCCGCGTGGCCGGGCGCGAGCTTCGCACGGCCACGCTATCTGTCGGACTTCGCGCCGGTGGAAATGCCGCAGTACAGCCAGTCGTTGCTGGCGATCACGCCGTACGTCTCCGGCCTGTACGACAACGTCAACGGCTCCAGCGACTTCGACGGCGGCGCCGACCTGTTCTGGAAACCCAACGGCCAGTTCCAGCTGTCGGCGACGGTGAACCCCGATTTCGGCCAGGTCGAAAGCGACGACCTGGTCGTCAACTTCGACGCCACCGAAATCTTCATCAGCGACAAGCGCCCGTTCTTCACCGAGAACCAGGGCATCTTCGAGTTCACCACGCCCTCGGACTACAGCCAGCTGTTGTACACGCGACGCGTGGGCGGGCCCGCCGACGACGGCAACGGCGCCGGCGACATCACCGCGGCGGTGAAGCTCAACGGCAGCGTCGGCGCGACCAAGTACGGCATCTTCGCCGCCGACGAGGCCGATGAAGTGGGTCGCACGTTCGGCGCCGTGCGCGTGGTGCGCGACATGCCCAAGCAGAACCTGGGCGCGATGCTCACCTACGTCGATCGCCCGTTCCTGGATCGCACGGCCGCCGTGATGGGCGTGGACCACAACTGGCGGCCGACGGCGCGCGTGAGCGTGGAAACACGCCTGATCGGCAGCCAGATCGACGAGTTCGGCCGCACCACCGACGACACCGGCGCGACGATGTGGGTCAACTACGAGATGGACCACGGTTGGCGCCAGCAGTGGCTGGCGATGCATTTTGGCAATGAGCTGGAGATCAACGACTTCGGCTACCTGCAGCGCGCCAGCACCAATTACCTCAACTGGGAAGTGAAGCGCCGCTTCACCGATCTGCCGAAGGAGTCGCGCTACTCCGCCAAGGACTGGCGTTTCCGCATCAGCGGTACGGACAACGATCACGGCGACCGCCTGCAGCGGCAGCTGCGCATCAGCCGCGAAGGCAACGTGCGCGACGGCAGCTACGAGTACGCGCAGATCAACATCAACAGCTCCGGCATGGACGACCTGCTCACGCGCGGCAACGGCGTGGTGAACAAGCCGACGAACTTCAACACCTACTTCGAGTACGAGCGCCCGCGCAAGGGCGACTGGGGCTGGGAGATGGAGTCGGAGGTGTTCAGCGGCGGCCTGGCCGGCAACGACAAGGTCGGCTACAGCCTGCGCGTGCAGCCGACGTACTTCATCAGCGACGCCTTCAGCGTGTACCTGGGCGGCTTCTACGAACGCATTCCCAGCTGGCTGGTCTGGCAGGAAGACAACCTGATCGGCGAGTTCGACGAGAAGATGCTGCAGATCGACGCCGGCCTGGACTGGACGATCACCAACAAGCAGGAGCTGCGCGTGAAGCTGCAGGCGATCGGCCTGGACGCGGGGATCGAGCAGGCCTACCGGGTCGCACCGAGCGGCGCGGCGATCGCGTCGGACGATGTCGTCGAGGATTTCAGCGTGCGCAACCTGGGCTTCCAGGTGCGCTATCGCTACGAACTGGCGCCGCTGTCGTACCTGTACGTCGTCTACGGGCGCGGCGGTTACCAGCAGGATCCCTTCACGGAAAGCGCGAGCGACCTGGTGCGCGACAGCTTCGACCTGCGCGACGACGAGCAGCTGCTGGTGAAGTTGAGTTATCGCTTCGAGTTGTGA
- a CDS encoding 3-hydroxybutyrate dehydrogenase has translation MSPQPRALEGQTALITGAASGIGKEIAFELARAGAHVVIADLNVQGAQAVASEIEAAGGKALGVAMDVTDEAAVNEGVARATEAFGGVDILVSNAGIQIVNPIEQFAHADWKKMLAIHLDGAFLTTKAVLPHMYGKKPDGSSRGGTVIYMGSVHSHLASPLKSAYVTAKHGLLGLSRTLAKEGAKHGVRSHVVCPGFVRTPLVDKQIPEQARELGISEADVVSKVMLGNTVDGIFTTVEDVARTVRFLAEFPTAAFTGQSFVVSHGWHMQ, from the coding sequence ATGAGCCCCCAGCCCCGCGCCCTCGAAGGCCAGACCGCGCTGATCACCGGTGCCGCCAGCGGCATCGGCAAGGAAATCGCCTTCGAACTCGCCCGCGCCGGCGCGCATGTGGTGATCGCCGACCTCAACGTGCAGGGCGCGCAGGCGGTCGCCAGCGAGATCGAAGCGGCCGGCGGCAAGGCGCTGGGCGTCGCCATGGACGTGACCGACGAAGCCGCCGTCAACGAAGGCGTGGCGCGCGCGACGGAGGCTTTCGGCGGCGTGGACATCCTCGTCTCCAATGCCGGCATCCAGATCGTCAATCCCATCGAGCAGTTCGCCCATGCCGACTGGAAGAAGATGCTGGCGATCCACCTCGACGGCGCCTTCCTGACCACGAAAGCCGTGCTGCCGCACATGTACGGCAAGAAGCCCGATGGCAGCAGCCGCGGCGGCACCGTCATCTACATGGGCTCGGTGCACTCGCACCTGGCTTCGCCTCTGAAGTCGGCCTACGTGACCGCCAAGCACGGCCTGCTGGGGCTGTCGCGCACGCTCGCCAAGGAAGGGGCGAAGCACGGCGTGCGCAGCCACGTCGTCTGCCCCGGTTTTGTGCGCACGCCGCTGGTGGACAAGCAGATTCCCGAGCAAGCCAGGGAGCTGGGCATCAGCGAGGCCGACGTCGTCAGCAAGGTGATGCTGGGCAACACGGTCGACGGCATCTTCACCACCGTGGAGGACGTGGCCCGCACGGTGCGCTTCCTCGCCGAATTCCCGACCGCCGCATTCACCGGCCAGAGCTTCGTCGTCAGCCACGGCTGGCACATGCAGTAA
- a CDS encoding SUF system Fe-S cluster assembly regulator gives MLRVTKLTDYATVVMTVLAHGEDSVLSASELAERAGLEATTVAKVLKPLAQAGLVEGFRGANGGYRLARPADDIGLIEIVEAMEGPLGMTECSVHTGNCGLEQSCGVRANWRRINDVVVEALRGVTLAQMLTPPPPNEPPGRQIDLRLA, from the coding sequence ATGCTCCGCGTCACCAAGCTCACCGACTACGCCACGGTCGTCATGACCGTCCTCGCCCACGGCGAAGATTCCGTGCTCAGCGCCTCGGAACTCGCCGAGCGCGCGGGCCTGGAGGCCACGACCGTGGCCAAGGTCCTCAAGCCGCTGGCGCAGGCCGGCCTGGTGGAAGGCTTCCGCGGCGCGAACGGCGGCTACCGCCTGGCGCGTCCGGCCGATGACATCGGCCTGATCGAGATTGTCGAAGCCATGGAAGGGCCGCTGGGCATGACCGAGTGCAGCGTCCACACGGGTAATTGCGGCCTGGAGCAGTCCTGCGGCGTGCGCGCCAACTGGCGGCGCATCAACGATGTGGTGGTGGAGGCGCTGCGCGGGGTGACCCTGGCGCAGATGCTCACCCCGCCCCCACCCAATGAACCACCCGGCAGGCAGATCGACCTGCGCCTGGCTTGA
- the sufB gene encoding Fe-S cluster assembly protein SufB, which translates to MATEILENREIHEQLGRKYEAGFVTDIESDSLPPGLNEDVIRALSAKKNEPEWMTEWRLAAYRHFLTMPMPHWAKLNIAPIDLQAVSYYSAPKAKYASLDEVPQELLDTYEKLGVPLHERAKLAGVAVDAVFDSVSVGTTFRKELAEKGVIFCSLSEALHEHPELVKKYLGTVVPTGDNYFAALNSTVFSDGSFVFIPKGVRCPMELSTYFRINAMGTGQFERTLIVAEEGSYVSYLEGCTAPMRDENQLHAAVVELVALDDAEIKYSTVQNWYPGDENGVGGIYNFVTKRGECRGARSKISWTQVETGSAITWKYPSCVLLGDDSVGEFYSVALTHHRQQADTGTKMIHVGKRTKSKIISKGISAGRGQNTYRGLVKVMGGAEGARNHTQCDSLLIGKKCGAHTFPYIEVKHPTATVEHEATTSKISEDQLFYCRSRGIGEEDAVSMIVDGFCKSVFRELPMEFAVEAKKLLEVSLEGSVG; encoded by the coding sequence ATGGCCACCGAAATCCTAGAAAACCGCGAGATCCACGAGCAGCTCGGCCGCAAGTACGAGGCCGGCTTCGTCACGGACATCGAATCCGACAGCCTGCCGCCCGGCCTCAACGAGGACGTCATCCGCGCGCTCTCGGCGAAGAAGAACGAGCCGGAGTGGATGACCGAGTGGCGCCTGGCGGCGTACCGGCATTTCCTGACGATGCCGATGCCGCACTGGGCCAAGCTCAACATCGCGCCAATCGACCTGCAGGCAGTGAGCTACTACTCCGCGCCGAAGGCCAAGTACGCCTCGCTGGACGAGGTGCCGCAGGAGCTGCTCGACACCTACGAGAAACTCGGCGTGCCGCTGCACGAGCGCGCCAAGCTGGCCGGTGTCGCGGTGGACGCGGTGTTCGACTCGGTCTCCGTCGGCACGACCTTCCGCAAGGAACTGGCCGAGAAGGGCGTCATCTTCTGCTCGCTCTCCGAGGCGCTGCACGAGCACCCGGAACTGGTGAAGAAGTACCTCGGCACCGTCGTGCCCACCGGCGACAACTACTTCGCCGCGCTGAACTCGACCGTGTTCTCCGACGGCAGCTTCGTGTTCATCCCCAAGGGCGTGCGTTGCCCGATGGAGCTGAGCACCTACTTCCGCATCAACGCGATGGGCACCGGCCAGTTCGAGCGCACGCTGATCGTCGCCGAGGAAGGCAGCTACGTTTCCTACCTGGAAGGCTGCACCGCGCCGATGCGCGACGAGAACCAGCTGCACGCGGCCGTGGTGGAACTCGTCGCGCTGGACGATGCGGAGATCAAGTATTCGACCGTGCAGAACTGGTACCCCGGCGACGAGAACGGCGTCGGCGGCATCTACAACTTCGTGACCAAGCGCGGCGAATGCCGCGGCGCGCGCAGCAAGATCAGCTGGACGCAGGTGGAGACCGGTTCGGCCATCACCTGGAAGTACCCGTCCTGCGTGCTGCTGGGCGACGACTCGGTCGGCGAGTTCTACTCCGTCGCGCTGACGCACCACCGCCAGCAGGCCGACACCGGCACCAAGATGATCCACGTCGGCAAGCGCACCAAGAGCAAGATCATCAGCAAGGGCATCAGCGCCGGTCGCGGCCAGAACACCTATCGCGGCCTGGTGAAGGTGATGGGTGGCGCCGAAGGCGCGCGCAACCATACGCAGTGCGACAGCCTGCTGATCGGCAAGAAGTGCGGCGCGCACACCTTCCCGTACATCGAAGTGAAGCACCCGACGGCCACCGTCGAGCACGAAGCGACCACCTCGAAGATCAGCGAAGACCAGCTGTTCTACTGCCGCTCGCGCGGCATCGGCGAGGAAGACGCGGTGTCGATGATTGTCGACGGCTTCTGCAAAAGCGTCTTCCGCGAACTGCCGATGGAGTTCGCGGTGGAAGCGAAGAAGCTGCTGGAAGTGAGCCTGGAAGGCTCCGTCGGGTAA
- the sufC gene encoding Fe-S cluster assembly ATPase SufC, whose translation MLKIENLHVTVAGKEILKGLSLELEPGKVHAIMGPNGAGKSTLGNVLAGREGYEVTAGSVTFEGRDLLALEPEERAAGGVFLAFQYPVEIPGVNNTYFLRSALNAQRKARGEKELDSMQFLKLVREKLAVLHLKDELLHRGVNEGFSGGEKKRNEIFQLALLEPKLAILDETDSGLDIDALKAVADGVNALRSPDRAFLVITHYQRLLDYIRPDEVHVLADGRIVETGGPELALELEQHGYAWVKERITPAASA comes from the coding sequence ATGCTGAAGATCGAAAACCTCCACGTCACCGTCGCCGGCAAGGAGATCCTCAAGGGTCTCTCGCTCGAACTCGAGCCGGGCAAGGTGCACGCCATCATGGGCCCCAACGGCGCGGGCAAGTCCACGCTGGGCAACGTCCTCGCCGGTCGCGAAGGCTACGAGGTGACGGCCGGGAGCGTGACGTTCGAAGGCCGTGACCTGCTGGCGCTGGAGCCGGAAGAGCGCGCCGCCGGCGGCGTGTTCCTGGCGTTCCAGTACCCGGTCGAAATTCCCGGCGTGAACAACACCTACTTCCTGCGCTCGGCGCTCAACGCCCAGCGCAAGGCGCGCGGCGAGAAGGAACTGGACTCGATGCAGTTCCTCAAGCTCGTGCGCGAGAAGCTCGCCGTGCTGCACCTGAAGGACGAACTCCTGCACCGCGGCGTCAACGAAGGCTTCTCCGGCGGCGAGAAGAAGCGCAACGAGATCTTCCAGCTCGCGCTGCTGGAACCGAAGCTGGCAATCCTGGACGAGACCGACTCGGGCCTGGACATCGATGCGCTCAAGGCCGTCGCCGACGGCGTGAACGCGCTGCGTTCGCCCGATCGCGCCTTCCTCGTCATCACGCATTACCAGCGCCTGCTCGACTACATCAGGCCCGACGAGGTGCACGTGCTGGCCGACGGCCGCATCGTCGAGACCGGCGGGCCGGAACTCGCGCTGGAGCTGGAGCAGCACGGCTACGCGTGGGTGAAGGAGCGCATCACTCCGGCGGCGAGTGCCTGA
- the sufD gene encoding Fe-S cluster assembly protein SufD — MSALLDSFATAFDSLAARDAAGLGASRRAALDAVLRDGIPHARVEAWKYTPLRSLERRAFVVAPAGIPTFDDALLAAIPGPRMVFVNGRFDAAHSDLSGLPAGVTLQPLSRVLIEGEPREANFLARRFDRADEIFARLNAALADDGVVLRAHANARMDTPIHLVFIGAPAQADEAWHLRHLIELRDGASLAVVEHHIATDAHQHLANSLMHVHLGTNAVLRHARVQDEGAGATLMARSDAVLAKDAAYHRLDLELGAGLSRHELNAALHGNGARLHANGVLLASGKRHLDTRLGIDHVGRDTACDLTWRGMAAGRSKAAFHGGILIREGADGTAANLSNKNLLLSEGAEIDSQPVLEIHADEVQAAHGATVGQLDTTALFYLRSRGLPAEQARSLLTAAFCRETLAVFAPGDALRAALEARLDTALARLGTV; from the coding sequence ATGAGCGCCTTGCTCGACTCCTTCGCGACTGCCTTCGATTCGCTCGCCGCGCGCGATGCCGCCGGCCTGGGCGCCAGCCGCCGCGCCGCGCTCGATGCCGTCCTGCGTGACGGAATTCCGCACGCGCGGGTGGAAGCGTGGAAATACACGCCGCTGCGCTCGCTGGAACGCCGTGCGTTCGTAGTGGCGCCGGCAGGCATTCCGACGTTCGATGACGCATTGCTGGCGGCGATTCCCGGCCCGCGCATGGTCTTCGTCAACGGCCGCTTCGACGCCGCGCACAGCGATCTTTCCGGCTTGCCTGCCGGTGTGACGCTTCAGCCGCTCTCGCGCGTGCTGATCGAAGGCGAGCCGCGTGAAGCGAACTTCCTCGCCCGCCGCTTCGACCGCGCCGACGAAATCTTCGCGCGCCTCAACGCCGCACTCGCCGATGACGGCGTCGTGCTGCGCGCTCACGCGAACGCGCGGATGGATACGCCGATCCACCTCGTCTTCATCGGCGCTCCGGCGCAGGCCGACGAGGCCTGGCACCTGCGCCATCTGATCGAGCTGCGCGACGGTGCGTCGCTGGCCGTCGTCGAGCATCACATCGCAACGGATGCGCACCAGCACCTCGCCAACAGCCTGATGCATGTCCACCTGGGCACGAACGCGGTGCTGCGTCACGCACGCGTCCAGGACGAAGGCGCCGGCGCGACGCTGATGGCACGCAGCGACGCCGTGCTCGCCAAGGATGCGGCCTACCATCGGCTCGACCTCGAGCTCGGTGCGGGCCTGTCGCGCCATGAGCTCAACGCCGCGCTGCACGGCAACGGCGCACGCCTGCACGCCAACGGTGTGCTGCTCGCGTCCGGCAAGCGTCACCTCGACACGCGGCTGGGCATCGACCACGTCGGTCGCGACACGGCATGCGACCTCACTTGGCGCGGCATGGCGGCGGGCCGCTCCAAGGCGGCCTTCCACGGCGGCATCCTGATCCGCGAAGGCGCCGACGGCACCGCCGCGAACCTGTCGAACAAGAACCTGCTGCTCAGCGAAGGCGCCGAGATCGACAGCCAGCCCGTGCTGGAGATCCACGCCGACGAAGTGCAGGCCGCGCACGGCGCCACCGTCGGCCAGCTCGATACGACCGCGCTGTTCTACCTGCGCAGCCGCGGGTTGCCGGCCGAACAGGCGCGCTCGCTGCTGACCGCAGCCTTCTGCCGCGAAACGCTGGCCGTGTTCGCACCGGGCGACGCCCTGCGCGCCGCACTGGAAGCCCGCCTCGACACCGCGCTGGCCCGACTGGGCACCGTCTGA
- a CDS encoding cysteine desulfurase, translating into MNLPAAESASAIDWARVRADFPLLTRQVHGKPLIYFDSANTGQKPESVIEAVDDFYRRHNANVSRAVHALGTEATEAYEGARTKLAKFLNVRGDELVLCSGTTFALNLVAYSWALPRLQPGDAIVLTRMEHHANIVPWQLVAQRTGATIKVAEIDERGELDLAQLYSLLTPEVKLLSLTHVSNVLGTVNPVREICREARKRGIVTAIDGSQAAPHRALDIASIGCDFYAVTGHKMSGPTGTGALWARREHLAAMPPFIGGGEMIKEVRFEGTVFNDPPHKFEAGTPNIAGFVGLGAAVDYLSTLGMHNVETREQELLAHFNEAVSSVEGLRIFGQAREKAAVVSFLIEGAHAHDLATLLDLEGVAIRSGHHCAHPLMQHFGVPATCRASLAFYNTHEEIEAFVTALRKVRKLLA; encoded by the coding sequence ATGAACCTGCCCGCCGCCGAATCCGCGTCCGCCATCGACTGGGCCCGCGTCCGCGCGGATTTCCCGCTGCTCACGCGCCAGGTCCACGGCAAGCCGCTGATCTACTTCGACTCGGCCAATACCGGACAGAAGCCCGAAAGCGTGATCGAAGCGGTCGATGACTTCTATCGCCGCCACAACGCCAACGTCAGCCGCGCGGTGCATGCGCTGGGCACCGAAGCGACCGAAGCCTACGAGGGCGCGCGCACGAAGCTGGCGAAGTTCCTCAACGTGCGCGGCGACGAACTCGTGCTGTGCAGCGGCACCACGTTCGCGCTGAATCTCGTCGCCTACTCGTGGGCACTGCCGCGCCTGCAGCCGGGCGATGCGATCGTGCTCACGCGGATGGAGCACCACGCCAACATCGTGCCGTGGCAGTTGGTCGCACAACGCACGGGCGCGACGATCAAGGTCGCGGAGATCGACGAGCGCGGCGAACTGGATCTTGCGCAGCTGTATTCGCTGCTCACTCCGGAAGTGAAACTGCTCTCGCTCACGCACGTGTCGAACGTGCTGGGCACGGTGAATCCCGTTCGCGAGATCTGCCGCGAGGCCCGCAAGCGCGGCATCGTCACCGCCATCGACGGCTCACAGGCCGCGCCGCATCGCGCGCTCGACATCGCGTCCATCGGCTGCGACTTCTATGCCGTCACCGGGCACAAGATGTCCGGCCCCACCGGCACCGGCGCGCTGTGGGCACGCCGCGAGCATCTGGCCGCGATGCCGCCCTTCATCGGCGGCGGCGAGATGATCAAGGAAGTGCGCTTCGAGGGCACGGTATTCAACGACCCGCCGCATAAGTTCGAGGCCGGCACGCCGAACATCGCCGGCTTCGTCGGACTCGGCGCCGCGGTCGACTATCTCTCGACGCTGGGCATGCACAACGTCGAGACGCGCGAGCAGGAATTGCTGGCCCACTTCAACGAAGCGGTTTCTTCCGTCGAGGGCCTACGCATCTTCGGCCAGGCGCGCGAGAAGGCCGCGGTGGTGAGCTTTCTGATCGAGGGCGCGCACGCGCACGACCTGGCGACACTGCTCGACCTGGAGGGCGTGGCGATCCGTTCCGGCCACCATTGCGCGCATCCGCTGATGCAGCATTTCGGCGTGCCGGCGACATGCCGCGCGTCCCTCGCCTTCTACAACACACACGAAGAAATCGAAGCCTTCGTTACCGCCCTGCGCAAGGTGCGTAAACTGCTCGCATGA
- a CDS encoding GNAT family N-acetyltransferase, with product MNTTVDTPARPGLKFRNATHADIDALVALVESAYRGDVSKQGWTTEADMLGGRRTGPDDIQACIDRPRSVILIAERADAELIACAHVAEENGAGYFGMFSVSPTQQGGGIGKQVITEAERLVREDWSLPAMRMTVIDIRDELIAFYERRGYRRTGIKKPFPYGDERFGVPKRDDLRFEVLEKSL from the coding sequence ATGAACACCACTGTCGATACGCCGGCACGGCCCGGCCTGAAATTCCGCAACGCCACACATGCCGACATCGATGCGCTGGTCGCGCTCGTGGAATCGGCCTACCGTGGCGACGTGAGCAAGCAGGGCTGGACGACCGAGGCGGACATGCTCGGCGGCCGCCGTACCGGCCCGGACGATATCCAGGCGTGCATCGATCGTCCGCGCAGCGTCATCCTGATCGCCGAGCGTGCGGATGCAGAGCTGATCGCCTGCGCACATGTAGCCGAGGAGAACGGCGCGGGCTACTTCGGCATGTTCTCCGTGTCGCCCACGCAGCAGGGCGGCGGCATCGGCAAGCAGGTCATCACCGAGGCCGAGCGCCTGGTTCGCGAAGACTGGTCGTTGCCGGCGATGCGCATGACCGTCATCGACATCCGTGACGAGCTCATCGCGTTCTACGAGCGCCGTGGCTATCGCCGCACCGGCATCAAGAAGCCCTTTCCGTACGGCGACGAGCGCTTCGGCGTTCCCAAGCGCGACGACCTGCGTTTCGAGGTGCTGGAGAAGTCGCTGTGA
- a CDS encoding non-heme iron oxygenase ferredoxin subunit has protein sequence MSDNWVFVCATSQLLPGERTVAWDGDTPILVVNYDGDYYALEDKCSHEDFELSAGNYDGDEATIECVLHGAKFDVRDGRALCAPAYEPVLKFPVKVDDVGIWTRDDRG, from the coding sequence GTGAGCGACAACTGGGTCTTCGTCTGCGCCACATCGCAACTGCTCCCTGGTGAGCGCACCGTGGCCTGGGACGGCGATACACCGATCCTCGTCGTCAACTACGACGGCGATTACTACGCGCTCGAGGACAAGTGCTCGCACGAGGACTTCGAGTTGTCCGCCGGCAATTACGACGGCGACGAGGCCACGATCGAATGCGTCCTGCACGGAGCGAAGTTCGACGTGCGCGATGGGCGCGCACTTTGCGCGCCCGCTTACGAGCCCGTGCTGAAGTTTCCGGTGAAGGTCGACGACGTCGGGATCTGGACGCGGGACGATCGCGGCTGA